Proteins encoded in a region of the Pseudomonas denitrificans (nom. rej.) genome:
- a CDS encoding alpha/beta hydrolase, whose product MLNRCFRAVAVSLLLALGGCSSLLFYPSDDVAITPARAKLDYRDVSLTTADGVKLAGWWLPAKAGVPVKGTVLHLHGNGGNMAWHLGGAYWLPEQGYQVLMVDYRGYGHSEGEPSLPAIYQDIDAAFAWLDKAPEVQGKPVILLGQSLGGAMAVHYLGLHPERQKQLHAVVLDGVPASYRDVAQYTLSTSWLTWPLQVPLSWLVPDGDSAIRSMPRLSGAPVLLFHSIDDTIVPLDNGLSLYKAKQPPKVFQLTRGNHVETFGEPVWREVMLRFLDDPQHFTGLRRLAEVPNYPSPAKPQESQADPKQQGNP is encoded by the coding sequence ATGCTGAACCGCTGTTTCCGCGCTGTTGCCGTCTCGCTGCTCCTCGCACTCGGCGGCTGCAGCTCGCTGCTGTTCTACCCCAGCGACGATGTCGCCATCACCCCCGCCCGCGCCAAGCTCGACTACCGTGACGTCAGCCTGACCACCGCCGACGGCGTGAAGCTCGCCGGCTGGTGGTTGCCGGCGAAGGCGGGCGTGCCGGTGAAGGGCACCGTGCTGCACCTGCACGGCAACGGCGGCAACATGGCCTGGCACCTGGGCGGAGCCTACTGGCTGCCGGAGCAGGGCTACCAGGTGCTGATGGTGGATTACCGCGGCTACGGGCACTCGGAGGGTGAACCGAGCCTGCCGGCGATCTACCAGGACATCGACGCCGCCTTCGCCTGGCTGGACAAGGCGCCGGAAGTGCAGGGCAAGCCGGTGATCCTGCTCGGCCAGAGCCTGGGTGGCGCCATGGCCGTGCACTACCTGGGCCTGCACCCGGAGCGGCAGAAGCAGCTGCACGCGGTGGTGCTCGACGGCGTACCCGCCAGCTACCGCGATGTGGCGCAGTACACCCTCTCCACCAGCTGGCTGACCTGGCCGTTGCAGGTTCCGTTGTCCTGGCTGGTGCCCGACGGCGATAGCGCGATCCGCTCCATGCCGCGACTTTCTGGCGCACCCGTGCTGCTCTTCCACAGCATCGACGATACCATTGTGCCCCTGGACAACGGCCTGAGCCTCTACAAGGCCAAGCAGCCGCCGAAGGTCTTCCAGCTGACGCGCGGCAACCATGTGGAAACCTTCGGCGAACCCGTGTGGCGCGAAGTGATGCTGCGCTTCCTCGACGACCCGCAGCACTTCACCGGTTTGCGGCGCCTGGCTGAAGTCCCGAACTATCCCTCTCCGGCGAAGCCACAGGAATCGCAGGCGGACCCGAAACAACAAGGCAACCCATGA